From Methanoculleus thermophilus:
ACCGATGGTGATGCCAAGAAGAGGTATCTGCGAGTTCCCACACGCGTAACTGCCCTCAACCATTCTATATAAATGGGTCAGCATATCGTTATATGGTTTACTGGTTTTTCCAGCGCAATCCTTATGTTTCATGACGTCGACGATATAGAGGAAAGGGGTCGTGGCCTAGTCCGGAATGGCGACGGGCTCCAGCGGTCTTTGCACGTGATGAACAATGGGTCTCCTGAATACGAGATGATGACCCGTTGGAGCACTGATGCATGTCGGAGAGACCCGTCGATCGTGAGTTCAAATCTCACCGACCCCACGTTCTTTCGATCTTTTGCCTGATACTGTGGGGTATCTTCCTGGAACTTTTTCAGACTGAATCCAAGGATACTTGCTTCGTATCTGAAGATAGAGTAGGCGCTGGCGGTTCCTTTCGCACCCCCGCGTGAGCCCATGCCCTATCTCCTGAGTTAAATCATTCCGTCTTCTTTCTCTCTTCAACTGCCGCTGCCCGGCTTCGGTCGGTCTCGCGATAGGTCAGCGCTGAGATGTCGCCGTCACTCTCGATGTAGGCGATCCGCACCTCCTCGATACTGGCGATACCCAGTGCACGGAGCCGCTCGCGGAGGTCATCATGCGTCATCAGTTCTCGCCTGAGGCTCTTTTCGATGATCTTCCCGTCCTCGATCACTTTCAGTGCTTCAGGGGAGACAATCTTGCGGATTCGTTGGCTCTTGTACTGCCCGATGGATACGAGTACTGAGAGGGCGAGGAGTGTCGAGGCGCTGACCAGAGCGGCAAGCAGGGAACTGTCACCGGCAGTGAACGCTTCTGCGATGCTCTCAGATATGATGAGCAGGAGAATGAGGTCAAAGGGGGTCAGCTGCCCGAACTCGTGCCTGCCGATGAGCCGCATGACAAGCAACAGAAAGAAGTAGATTACCGCCGCCCGGAGGATGAGTTCAAGGAGCGGCGTCTGGAGGGTGAAAAGTTCCGACATGCCCGGCGCAAGAGAGCGAG
This genomic window contains:
- a CDS encoding DUF421 domain-containing protein, which produces MSELFTLQTPLLELILRAAVIYFFLLLVMRLIGRHEFGQLTPFDLILLLIISESIAEAFTAGDSSLLAALVSASTLLALSVLVSIGQYKSQRIRKIVSPEALKVIEDGKIIEKSLRRELMTHDDLRERLRALGIASIEEVRIAYIESDGDISALTYRETDRSRAAAVEERKKTE